Proteins from a genomic interval of Pseudomonas paeninsulae:
- the rplI gene encoding 50S ribosomal protein L9 — protein MELILLEKIANLGNLGDKVNVKAGYGRNFLLPFGKATAATAANVATFEARRAELEQLAADKKASAETRAAQLAELEVTITATAGDEGKLFGSIGTHDIADALTASGVEVAKAEVRLPNGTIRQIGEYDVAVHLHSDVEATVRVVVVAAV, from the coding sequence ATGGAACTGATCCTGCTGGAAAAAATCGCCAACCTGGGCAACCTGGGCGATAAAGTGAACGTTAAGGCCGGTTACGGCCGTAACTTCCTGCTGCCATTCGGCAAAGCAACCGCTGCAACCGCTGCCAACGTGGCTACGTTTGAAGCGCGTCGCGCCGAATTGGAACAGCTGGCTGCCGATAAGAAAGCATCTGCTGAAACTCGCGCCGCTCAGCTGGCTGAACTGGAAGTCACCATCACCGCTACCGCGGGCGATGAAGGCAAGCTGTTCGGCTCCATCGGCACGCACGACATCGCTGACGCTCTGACCGCCTCTGGCGTGGAAGTGGCCAAGGCTGAAGTGCGTCTGCCGAACGGTACCATTCGCCAGATTGGCGAATACGACGTGGCTGTGCATCTGCACTCCGACGTTGAAGCGACCGTCCGCGTCGTTGTGGTTGCAGCCGTCTAA
- the dnaB gene encoding replicative DNA helicase has protein sequence MNDISIPEQYDLQTSALKVPPHSIEAEQAVLGGLMLDNNAWERVLDAVSDGDFYRHDHRLIFRAIFKLAERNHPFDVVTVSEQLDKEGQLSQVGGLAYLGELAKNIPSVANIKAYAQIIRERATLRQLIGISGEIADSAYAPQGRTGEEILDEAERLIFQIAEARPKSGGPVGINDILVKAIDRIDTLFNSGDAITGLSTGFTDLDAQTSGLQPADLVIVAGRPSMGKTTFAMNLVENAVLRSDKAIVVYSLEMPADSIVMRMLASLGRIDQTKVRAGRLDDDDWPRLTSAVNLLNDRKLFIDDTAGISPSEMRARTRRLAREHGEIGMIMVDYLQLMQIPGSSSDSRVNEISEISRSLKALAKEFNCPVVALSQLNRSLEQRPNKRPINSDLRESGAIEQDADIIMFVYRDEVYHPETEFKGVAEIIIGKQRNGPIGTTRLAFLGKYSRFENLAPGSYQFDED, from the coding sequence ATGAACGACATCAGCATTCCCGAGCAATACGACCTGCAAACCTCCGCTTTGAAAGTGCCGCCGCACTCGATCGAGGCCGAGCAAGCCGTGCTGGGTGGCCTGATGCTCGACAACAACGCCTGGGAGCGGGTGCTCGACGCGGTCTCCGATGGCGATTTCTATCGACACGACCACCGCCTGATCTTCCGCGCCATCTTCAAGCTGGCCGAGCGCAATCACCCCTTCGACGTGGTCACCGTGTCCGAGCAGCTGGACAAGGAAGGCCAGCTGTCCCAGGTCGGTGGCTTGGCCTATCTGGGCGAACTGGCGAAGAACATTCCGTCGGTGGCCAACATCAAGGCCTATGCGCAGATCATTCGCGAGCGTGCCACCCTACGTCAGCTGATCGGCATCAGCGGCGAGATCGCCGACAGCGCCTATGCCCCGCAGGGCCGCACCGGCGAGGAGATTCTCGACGAGGCCGAGCGCCTGATCTTCCAGATCGCCGAGGCGCGGCCGAAGAGCGGCGGCCCGGTGGGGATCAACGACATCCTGGTCAAGGCCATCGACCGCATCGACACCCTGTTCAACTCGGGCGATGCGATCACCGGCCTGTCCACCGGCTTTACCGATCTGGATGCGCAGACCAGCGGCCTGCAGCCAGCGGATCTGGTCATCGTCGCCGGCCGGCCGTCCATGGGTAAGACCACCTTCGCCATGAACCTGGTGGAGAACGCCGTGTTGCGTAGCGACAAGGCAATCGTGGTGTACTCGCTGGAGATGCCGGCGGATTCGATCGTCATGCGGATGCTGGCCTCGCTCGGCCGCATCGATCAGACCAAGGTGCGTGCCGGTCGGCTGGATGACGACGATTGGCCGCGCCTGACCTCGGCGGTCAATCTGCTCAATGATCGCAAGCTGTTCATCGACGACACCGCTGGCATTTCGCCGTCGGAGATGCGCGCGCGTACCCGGCGCCTGGCCCGCGAGCACGGCGAGATCGGCATGATCATGGTCGACTACCTGCAGTTGATGCAGATTCCGGGCTCCAGTAGCGACAGTCGAGTCAACGAAATCTCCGAGATTTCTCGTTCGCTCAAGGCCCTGGCTAAGGAATTCAATTGCCCCGTGGTCGCCCTGTCGCAGCTCAACCGCTCCCTGGAGCAGCGCCCAAACAAGCGCCCAATCAACTCCGACTTGCGTGAATCCGGGGCGATCGAGCAGGACGCCGACATCATCATGTTCGTCTATCGCGATGAGGTGTATCACCCGGAGACCGAATTCAAGGGCGTGGCCGAGATCATCATCGGCAAACAGCGTAACGGGCCTATCGGCACCACGCGACTGGCCTTTCTCGGCAAGTACTCGCGCTTCGAGAACCTGGCGCCGGGCAGCTACCAGTTCGACGAGGACTGA
- the alr gene encoding alanine racemase, translated as MRPLVATIDLAAIRHNYAVAKRCAPGRQAFAVVKANAYGHGVGEVVMALFDQADGFAVACLEEAVEVRALHAEARILLLEGCFEAAEYPLAAQLGLDLVLQGEQQAAEFLAAKLTRPLNIWLKLDSGMHRLGFNGPALRAWHARLHGAAAVAELNLLSHFACADERGHEMTEQQLEAFLEVLDLDFAQRSLANSAAILTIAAAHMDWLRPGIMLYGATPFAELGAAELGLVPAMTLTAQLIACRDVAVGEGVGYGCSWRAERPSRIGTVSCGYADGYPRHAPSGTPVLVRGQRVALAGRVSMDMLTVDLTDLPAARIGDEVQLWGAQLPVDEVARAAGTIGYELLSKITQRVPRRYRNA; from the coding sequence ATGCGCCCCCTCGTCGCCACCATCGATCTTGCCGCCATCCGCCATAACTATGCCGTTGCCAAGCGCTGTGCGCCGGGCCGGCAGGCCTTTGCGGTGGTCAAGGCGAATGCCTATGGGCATGGCGTAGGCGAGGTGGTGATGGCGTTGTTTGATCAGGCCGATGGTTTTGCCGTGGCCTGCCTGGAGGAGGCGGTCGAGGTGCGGGCGCTGCATGCAGAGGCGCGGATCCTGTTACTCGAAGGTTGTTTCGAGGCGGCGGAATATCCACTGGCTGCGCAATTGGGCCTGGATCTGGTGCTGCAGGGAGAACAGCAGGCGGCGGAATTTCTCGCGGCCAAGCTGACTCGGCCATTGAATATCTGGCTGAAGCTGGACAGTGGCATGCATCGCCTGGGGTTCAATGGGCCCGCCCTGCGCGCCTGGCATGCGCGCTTGCACGGCGCGGCGGCGGTGGCCGAGTTGAATCTGCTCAGCCACTTTGCCTGCGCCGATGAGCGTGGCCATGAGATGACCGAGCAGCAGCTCGAGGCATTCCTCGAGGTGCTCGACCTGGACTTCGCCCAGCGCTCACTGGCCAACTCGGCGGCCATTCTGACCATTGCGGCGGCGCATATGGATTGGTTGCGGCCGGGCATCATGCTCTACGGCGCCACGCCTTTTGCTGAGCTGGGCGCTGCCGAGCTGGGTCTTGTTCCGGCGATGACCCTGACGGCGCAGCTGATTGCCTGCCGCGATGTGGCCGTCGGTGAAGGCGTCGGCTATGGCTGTAGTTGGCGAGCCGAGCGGCCGTCGCGCATAGGCACGGTGAGTTGCGGCTACGCCGATGGTTATCCGCGCCATGCGCCGAGCGGTACGCCGGTGTTGGTGCGCGGGCAGCGTGTGGCGCTGGCGGGGCGGGTATCGATGGATATGCTGACGGTCGATCTCACCGATCTGCCAGCCGCCCGGATAGGTGATGAAGTGCAGCTGTGGGGCGCACAACTGCCGGTGGATGAGGTTGCGCGGGCGGCCGGCACCATCGGCTATGAGCTGTTGAGCAAGATCACCCAGCGCGTACCGCGGCGTTATCGCAACGCTTGA
- a CDS encoding diguanylate cyclase has product MQRIVSSSILLLSLICLPAAVSAATILLDSASSGRMLNGQIELLEDTGARLSIADMADPAVQSRFQPADGRATVGQSRHPWWIKVSLKRGQDTPSQWWLENAGITLFDLQLYLPDGQGGWHTRATGTAAPYAEGRDYAYRRMLFKLPELGEAPLTLYFRSLDPAGNSFPLTIWQLGDLAQQASNENIGFGLIYGMILALLLYNLFILIALRDKAYLWYVLATACVLVFILSMTGHGFQYLWPDNAVPFWLDRITLPSLWGIFVMRFTQELLYTKRGLIWPHRLLNTGCLLYVIAIAINAFGYRAEAALLIALTPLVTVPTALFSAGVRCYQGFFPARFYLLGYGAVLGSTVVLVMRAAGLIEPHNFTAYLFPLSVAAETILFSFALAYRIQMLKQEKAAALRQADCEKTARLALAQGNADDLQRAVELRTAELAATNQRLLQRELELQHAAFHDLLTELPNRRYLVERTETALANAERLGESVALMLIDLDHFKPINDRFGHDAGDLMLQVVAKRLREHVRSGDTVARLGGDEFAVLICGDEAERHAREIASRLLAELAQPVLYGAERLTVTISIGVALYPQHASHFASLYKAADEALYRAKARGRSGSSVCGDDGELSSSARLHLDVLKVTSGL; this is encoded by the coding sequence GTGCAGCGGATAGTCTCCTCGTCCATTCTACTGTTGAGCCTGATCTGCCTGCCCGCCGCGGTCAGTGCGGCGACTATCCTGCTCGACAGCGCCAGCAGCGGGCGCATGCTCAACGGGCAGATTGAATTGCTGGAGGACACCGGCGCTCGGCTGAGCATCGCCGACATGGCGGACCCGGCCGTGCAAAGCCGTTTTCAGCCGGCGGATGGCCGGGCCACCGTCGGCCAGAGCCGCCACCCTTGGTGGATCAAGGTCAGCCTGAAGCGCGGCCAGGACACCCCCAGCCAGTGGTGGCTGGAAAACGCCGGCATCACCCTCTTCGACCTGCAACTCTACCTGCCCGACGGCCAGGGCGGCTGGCACACGCGCGCCACGGGCACGGCGGCGCCCTACGCCGAGGGTCGCGACTACGCCTATAGGCGCATGCTGTTCAAACTGCCCGAGTTGGGTGAAGCCCCCCTGACCCTGTACTTCCGCAGCCTCGACCCCGCCGGCAACTCCTTCCCGTTGACCATCTGGCAGCTCGGCGACCTCGCGCAACAAGCCAGCAACGAAAATATCGGCTTCGGCCTGATCTACGGGATGATCCTGGCGCTGCTGCTCTACAACCTGTTCATCCTGATCGCCCTGCGCGACAAGGCCTATCTCTGGTACGTGCTGGCCACCGCCTGCGTGCTGGTGTTCATCCTCAGCATGACCGGTCACGGCTTCCAGTACCTGTGGCCCGACAACGCCGTGCCCTTCTGGCTGGATCGCATCACCCTGCCCTCGCTTTGGGGCATTTTCGTCATGCGCTTCACCCAGGAGCTGCTCTACACCAAACGCGGCTTGATCTGGCCGCATCGCCTGCTGAATACCGGCTGCCTGCTGTATGTCATCGCCATCGCCATCAACGCCTTCGGCTATCGCGCCGAAGCTGCCCTGCTGATCGCCCTGACGCCGCTCGTCACGGTGCCCACCGCCCTGTTCAGTGCCGGCGTGCGCTGCTACCAGGGTTTCTTCCCGGCGCGCTTCTACCTGCTCGGCTACGGCGCCGTCCTCGGCAGTACCGTGGTGTTGGTGATGCGCGCGGCCGGGTTGATCGAGCCGCACAACTTCACCGCCTACCTGTTCCCGCTGTCGGTCGCCGCAGAAACCATCCTGTTTTCCTTTGCCCTGGCCTATCGCATCCAGATGCTCAAGCAAGAAAAGGCCGCAGCGCTAAGACAAGCCGATTGCGAGAAAACCGCACGCCTGGCGCTGGCCCAGGGCAACGCCGACGACCTGCAGCGCGCGGTGGAGCTACGCACCGCCGAGCTGGCCGCAACCAACCAGCGGTTGCTGCAACGCGAACTGGAACTGCAACACGCCGCCTTCCACGATCTGCTGACCGAACTGCCGAACCGTCGCTATCTGGTCGAACGCACCGAAACCGCCCTGGCCAACGCCGAACGCCTCGGCGAAAGCGTGGCATTGATGCTGATCGACCTCGACCACTTCAAGCCGATCAACGACCGCTTCGGCCACGATGCCGGCGACCTGATGCTGCAAGTGGTTGCCAAGCGCCTGCGCGAACACGTGCGCAGCGGCGATACCGTGGCCCGCTTGGGCGGCGATGAGTTCGCCGTGCTGATCTGCGGCGACGAGGCGGAACGGCACGCCCGCGAGATCGCCTCGCGCCTGCTTGCCGAACTGGCGCAGCCGGTACTCTATGGCGCCGAACGGCTGACGGTGACCATCAGCATCGGCGTGGCCCTCTACCCTCAGCACGCCAGCCACTTCGCCAGCCTCTACAAGGCTGCCGACGAGGCGTTGTACAGGGCCAAGGCCCGCGGCCGCTCGGGCTCGTCGGTCTGTGGCGACGACGGCGAACTGAGCAGCAGTGCACGCCTGCATCTGGATGTGCTCAAGGTCACCAGCGGCCTGTAG
- a CDS encoding YgiQ family radical SAM protein — MHAAKPLFDYPKYWAECFGPAPFLPMSREEMDQLGWDSCDIIIVTGDAYVDHPSFGMAIIGRLLEAQGFRVGIIAQPDWSSKDDFMKLGEPNLFFGLAAGNMDSMINRYTADKKIRSDDAYTPGGLAGKRPDRASLVYSQRCREAYKHVPIVLGGIEASLRRIAHYDYWQDKVRHSILIDACADILLYGNAERAIVEVAQRLSYGHKIEDITDVRGTAFVRRDTPDGWMEIDSSRIDRPGKVDKIINPYVNTQDTQACAIEQEKGPQDDPNEAKVVQLLPHPRLERDKTVIRLPSFEKVRADSVLYAHANRVLHLETNPGNARALVQKHGEVDVWFNPPPIPMTTEEMDYVFGMPYTRVPHPTYGKEKIPAYEMIRFSVNIMRGCFGGCTFCSITEHEGRIIQNRSEESIIREIEEIRDKVPGFTGVISDLGGPTANMYRIACKSPEIESACRKPSCVFPGICENLNTDHSALIQLYRSARALPGVKKILIASGLRYDLAVESPEYVKELVTHHVGGYLKIAPEHTEEGPLNKMMKPGIGSYDKFKRMFEKYSKEAGKEQYLIPYFIAAHPGTSDEDMMNLALWLKSSGFRADQVQAFYPSPMATATAMYHSGKNPLRKVTYKSDSVAIVKSEAQRRLHKAFLRYHDPKGWPMLREALERMGRSDLIGPGKKQLVPLHQPATDSYQSARRKNSTPVGSKKVGGAAAVRNAGDKTRPLLTQHTGLPPRDTGAGAGNPWDKREQAKAAAQVRNQQAAKERADAGKGKGKKPAKKPAVPR; from the coding sequence ATGCACGCAGCCAAGCCGTTGTTCGACTATCCAAAATACTGGGCCGAGTGCTTCGGCCCGGCGCCTTTCCTGCCGATGAGCCGGGAAGAGATGGATCAGCTTGGCTGGGACAGTTGCGACATCATCATCGTCACCGGCGATGCCTATGTCGACCATCCGTCGTTCGGCATGGCGATCATCGGTCGCCTGCTCGAGGCTCAGGGCTTTCGGGTCGGCATCATTGCCCAGCCGGACTGGAGCAGCAAAGACGATTTCATGAAGCTCGGCGAACCGAATCTGTTCTTCGGCCTCGCGGCCGGCAATATGGATTCGATGATCAACCGTTACACCGCCGACAAGAAAATCCGTTCCGACGATGCCTACACCCCTGGTGGTCTGGCCGGCAAGCGCCCGGATCGTGCCAGCCTGGTGTACAGCCAGCGTTGCAGGGAAGCCTACAAGCACGTGCCGATCGTGCTTGGCGGCATCGAGGCCTCGCTGCGGCGCATCGCCCATTACGATTACTGGCAGGACAAGGTCCGCCACTCGATCCTGATCGACGCCTGTGCCGACATTCTGCTCTACGGCAACGCCGAGCGGGCCATCGTCGAAGTGGCCCAGCGCCTGTCCTATGGTCACAAGATCGAAGACATCACCGATGTTCGCGGCACCGCCTTTGTCCGCCGCGATACGCCGGACGGCTGGATGGAAATCGACTCCAGTCGTATCGATCGGCCGGGCAAGGTCGACAAGATCATCAACCCCTACGTGAACACCCAGGACACCCAGGCCTGCGCCATCGAGCAGGAGAAGGGACCGCAGGACGATCCGAATGAGGCCAAGGTGGTGCAGTTGCTGCCGCACCCACGGCTGGAGCGCGACAAGACGGTAATCCGCCTGCCTTCGTTCGAGAAGGTGCGCGCCGATTCGGTGTTGTACGCCCACGCCAACCGCGTGCTGCACCTGGAAACCAACCCGGGTAACGCCCGCGCCCTGGTGCAGAAGCATGGCGAGGTGGATGTCTGGTTCAACCCGCCACCCATTCCGATGACCACCGAAGAGATGGATTACGTGTTCGGCATGCCCTATACGCGCGTGCCGCACCCGACGTATGGCAAGGAAAAAATTCCGGCCTACGAGATGATCCGCTTCTCGGTCAATATCATGCGTGGCTGCTTCGGCGGCTGCACCTTCTGCTCGATCACCGAGCATGAGGGGCGAATCATCCAGAACCGTTCGGAAGAATCGATCATCCGCGAGATCGAGGAAATTCGTGACAAGGTGCCGGGGTTTACCGGGGTTATCTCCGATCTTGGCGGGCCAACCGCCAACATGTACCGCATCGCCTGCAAGAGCCCGGAGATCGAATCCGCCTGTCGCAAGCCGTCCTGCGTATTCCCCGGTATCTGCGAAAACCTCAATACCGACCATTCGGCATTGATCCAGCTGTATCGCTCGGCCCGCGCCTTGCCGGGGGTGAAGAAGATCCTGATTGCCTCGGGCCTGCGCTACGACCTCGCCGTGGAGTCGCCGGAGTACGTCAAGGAACTGGTCACCCACCATGTTGGCGGTTACCTGAAGATTGCCCCGGAGCACACCGAGGAAGGCCCGCTGAACAAGATGATGAAGCCGGGCATCGGCAGCTACGACAAATTCAAGCGCATGTTCGAGAAGTACTCGAAAGAAGCGGGCAAAGAGCAGTACCTGATTCCGTACTTTATCGCCGCGCACCCCGGCACCAGCGACGAGGACATGATGAACCTCGCCCTGTGGCTCAAGAGCAGCGGCTTCCGCGCCGACCAGGTACAGGCCTTCTACCCCTCGCCGATGGCCACCGCGACCGCCATGTACCACTCGGGCAAGAACCCGCTACGCAAGGTCACCTACAAGTCCGACAGTGTGGCTATCGTCAAGAGCGAGGCCCAGCGTCGTCTGCATAAGGCCTTCCTGCGCTACCACGACCCGAAAGGCTGGCCGATGCTGCGCGAGGCGCTGGAACGCATGGGTCGTAGCGACTTGATCGGGCCGGGCAAGAAGCAGTTGGTTCCACTGCATCAGCCGGCCACCGACAGCTACCAGAGCGCACGGCGCAAGAACTCCACCCCGGTCGGCAGCAAGAAGGTCGGTGGGGCTGCTGCAGTTCGTAACGCGGGCGACAAGACCCGGCCGCTGCTGACCCAGCACACCGGCCTGCCGCCGCGTGACACCGGCGCAGGTGCGGGCAACCCCTGGGACAAGCGCGAGCAGGCCAAGGCTGCCGCCCAGGTGCGTAACCAGCAAGCTGCCAAGGAACGCGCCGATGCCGGCAAGGGCAAAGGCAAGAAGCCAGCGAAGAAGCCAGCCGTACCGCGCTAA
- a CDS encoding Hsp70 family protein produces MTFSTPARACGIDFGTSNSTVGWLRPDAETLISLEDGKITLPSVIFFNLEERRPVYGRLALQEYLEGYEGRLMRSLKSLLGSKLLKSETTVLGSALPFKDLLGFYIGELKNRAEAVAQRPFEEVVLGRPVFFVDDDPLADQDAQNTLVAVAHKLGFKEVSFQYEPIAAAFDYESGIAREELVLIVDIGGGTSDFSLVRLSPERRALAERHDDILATGGVHIGGTDFDKQLSLQGVMPLFGYGSRMKSAAPMPTSTHLNLATWHTINAVYSAQSQRQLQSMRYDIVDPIGIDRLFKLIERRDGHWLAMQVEDSKIGLTEQDARPIDLSRVEPGLVAELTRELFENAIEPLLERVRASVTQLLGDAGVSVEQVDTVFFTGGSSGIPALRQSVAAMLPNARHVEGNTFGSIGSGLAIEAMKRYGS; encoded by the coding sequence ATGACCTTCTCTACTCCCGCCCGCGCCTGCGGCATCGACTTCGGCACCTCCAACTCCACCGTCGGCTGGCTGCGCCCTGACGCCGAGACCCTGATCAGCCTGGAAGATGGCAAGATCACCCTGCCCTCGGTGATTTTCTTCAACCTCGAGGAACGCCGCCCGGTCTATGGCCGCCTGGCCCTGCAGGAATACCTGGAAGGCTATGAAGGCCGGCTGATGCGCTCGCTGAAAAGCCTGCTCGGCTCCAAGCTGCTGAAGAGTGAAACCACGGTGCTGGGCAGCGCCCTGCCGTTCAAGGATCTGCTCGGGTTCTATATCGGCGAGCTGAAAAATCGCGCCGAAGCCGTGGCCCAGCGACCATTCGAGGAAGTGGTACTCGGTCGCCCGGTATTTTTCGTCGACGATGACCCGCTCGCCGATCAGGACGCGCAGAACACCCTGGTGGCCGTGGCGCACAAGCTCGGTTTCAAGGAGGTGTCCTTCCAGTACGAGCCGATCGCCGCGGCCTTCGACTACGAGTCGGGCATCGCCCGCGAGGAGCTGGTGTTGATCGTCGATATCGGCGGCGGTACCTCGGACTTCTCCCTGGTGCGTCTGTCGCCTGAGCGGCGCGCTTTGGCCGAGCGGCATGACGATATCCTCGCCACTGGCGGCGTGCATATCGGCGGTACCGATTTCGATAAACAGCTCAGCCTGCAGGGCGTGATGCCGCTGTTCGGCTACGGCAGCCGGATGAAGAGCGCCGCGCCGATGCCCACCAGCACCCACCTGAACCTGGCCACCTGGCACACCATCAACGCGGTCTACTCGGCGCAGTCGCAGCGCCAACTACAGAGCATGCGCTACGACATCGTCGACCCGATCGGCATCGACCGCCTGTTCAAGCTGATCGAGCGCCGCGACGGCCATTGGCTGGCGATGCAGGTGGAAGACAGCAAGATCGGCCTGACCGAGCAGGACGCCCGGCCTATCGACCTGAGCCGGGTAGAACCCGGCCTGGTTGCCGAGCTGACCCGCGAGTTGTTTGAAAACGCCATCGAGCCGCTGCTCGAACGGGTGCGCGCCAGCGTGACGCAGCTGCTCGGCGATGCCGGGGTAAGCGTCGAGCAGGTCGATACGGTGTTCTTTACCGGCGGTTCCAGCGGCATCCCGGCCTTGCGCCAGAGCGTCGCGGCGATGCTGCCCAACGCCCGGCATGTGGAAGGCAACACCTTCGGCAGCATCGGCAGCGGCCTGGCCATCGAGGCAATGAAACGCTACGGCAGCTGA
- a CDS encoding YqaA family protein gives MLTLSAYLGLFLSAFGAATLLPLQSEAVLVSLLLSEAYPLWLLVAVASVGNVLGALANWLLGRYLEHFRQRRWFPVSEPRLQQAQGWYTRYGRWSLLLSWLPIIGDPLTLVAGVMRERCWIFLLIVSLAKTGRYLALAALTLGWGSFVAS, from the coding sequence GTGCTGACCCTTTCCGCCTACCTGGGCCTGTTTCTCTCCGCCTTCGGCGCCGCGACCTTGCTGCCTTTGCAGTCCGAGGCGGTGCTGGTCAGCCTGCTGCTCAGCGAGGCCTACCCGTTGTGGCTGCTGGTGGCGGTGGCCAGCGTCGGTAACGTCCTCGGTGCGCTGGCCAACTGGCTGCTGGGGCGCTACCTCGAACACTTCCGCCAGCGTCGCTGGTTCCCGGTCAGTGAACCGCGGCTGCAACAGGCCCAGGGCTGGTATACGCGCTACGGGCGCTGGTCGCTGTTGCTCAGCTGGCTGCCAATCATCGGCGATCCATTGACCCTGGTCGCCGGGGTGATGCGCGAGCGCTGCTGGATTTTCCTGTTGATCGTCAGCCTGGCCAAGACCGGGCGTTACCTGGCGCTGGCCGCGCTGACCCTGGGCTGGGGTTCATTCGTCGCGTCATAG
- a CDS encoding VC0807 family protein has translation MTDPMHSSTATHKPRPFVDLLVSILIPSLILMKLSGESKLGADGALILALAFPLGWGTFELVKYRKFNFIALLGLVSVLLTGGIGLLKLDNQWLAIKEAAIPCLIGIAVLVSTRTRYPLIRTMLFNKNVLNVDKIHERLEQGGHIQHFETRLLTATYYLSGTFFFSSAMNYVLAKWIVISPSGSEAFNAELGRMNLLSYPMIAIPSMIMLMVIFYYLWRTIHGLTGLKLDEIMAGAEQES, from the coding sequence ATGACCGATCCCATGCACAGCTCCACCGCCACACACAAGCCCCGCCCGTTTGTGGATTTGCTAGTCAGCATCCTGATTCCCTCACTGATTCTCATGAAGCTCAGCGGCGAATCCAAGCTCGGCGCCGATGGCGCGCTGATCCTGGCACTGGCTTTCCCCCTCGGCTGGGGCACCTTCGAGCTGGTCAAGTACCGCAAATTCAACTTCATCGCCCTGCTCGGCCTGGTCAGCGTACTGCTGACCGGCGGCATCGGCCTGCTCAAGCTGGACAACCAGTGGCTGGCGATCAAGGAAGCGGCGATTCCTTGCTTGATCGGCATTGCCGTGCTGGTATCGACACGCACCCGCTACCCGCTGATCCGCACCATGCTGTTCAATAAAAACGTGCTCAATGTCGACAAGATCCATGAGCGCCTGGAACAGGGCGGTCATATCCAGCACTTCGAAACGCGCCTGCTGACCGCCACCTACTACCTGAGTGGCACCTTCTTCTTTTCCTCGGCGATGAACTATGTGCTGGCCAAGTGGATCGTGATCAGCCCATCCGGCAGCGAGGCCTTCAATGCCGAATTGGGCCGGATGAATCTGCTCAGCTACCCGATGATCGCAATCCCCTCGATGATCATGCTGATGGTGATTTTCTATTACCTGTGGCGCACCATTCACGGTCTGACCGGTTTGAAGCTGGACGAGATCATGGCCGGCGCCGAGCAGGAGTCGTAA
- a CDS encoding substrate-binding domain-containing protein has protein sequence MQFFTRVRWANPLLAVCALLAGPLAAKECIGVVPAGGHIFWTQVEAGALQAARETGVDIYFRGPNREGRVETQLQLIDRVVERGCKALIIAPSGTEIIAKVSELKARGILSFYIDRDVGGADVQAVIASNNYQAGQLAGQHLGQVLGGKGRVGVIGMSPPAASTDERQRGFIQAVKAAGLRIVFDQALGDDPEVTFSALRAQLPQLDALFTPNDSTTRVTHAALLRLHAAGQLRHVGFDGGHLLADALGNGQLDAMVIQQPYAMGYRSVRLAQRALRDQRVEPRRRQIELEVMLVTRENLDRPEVKELLVLPWRP, from the coding sequence ATGCAGTTCTTCACGCGTGTGCGCTGGGCCAACCCGCTGTTGGCCGTGTGCGCCTTGCTGGCTGGCCCGCTTGCGGCGAAGGAGTGCATCGGCGTAGTGCCCGCCGGCGGCCACATCTTCTGGACTCAGGTGGAAGCCGGCGCGCTGCAGGCGGCCAGGGAAACCGGCGTCGACATCTATTTTCGCGGACCAAATCGCGAGGGCCGGGTCGAGACGCAGCTGCAACTGATCGACCGGGTCGTCGAACGCGGGTGCAAGGCGTTAATTATTGCCCCGAGCGGCACCGAGATCATCGCCAAGGTCAGCGAACTCAAGGCGCGGGGAATTCTCAGCTTCTACATCGATCGCGATGTCGGCGGCGCCGATGTGCAAGCGGTGATCGCCTCCAACAATTACCAGGCCGGTCAGCTGGCTGGGCAGCACCTGGGACAAGTGCTGGGCGGCAAAGGGCGAGTCGGGGTGATCGGCATGAGTCCGCCCGCCGCCTCCACCGACGAGCGTCAGCGCGGGTTTATCCAGGCGGTGAAGGCTGCGGGGCTACGCATCGTCTTCGATCAAGCCCTCGGCGATGATCCCGAGGTGACGTTCAGTGCCCTGCGCGCGCAGCTGCCACAGCTCGATGCGCTGTTTACCCCGAACGACTCCACCACCCGCGTCACCCATGCCGCGCTGCTGCGTCTGCACGCGGCTGGGCAGCTGCGGCATGTGGGCTTCGATGGCGGCCACTTGCTGGCTGATGCACTCGGGAACGGTCAGCTCGACGCGATGGTAATCCAGCAGCCCTACGCCATGGGCTATCGGAGCGTACGCCTGGCCCAGCGCGCCTTGCGCGATCAGCGCGTGGAGCCGCGGCGGCGGCAGATCGAACTGGAGGTAATGCTGGTGACCCGGGAGAACCTCGATCGGCCGGAGGTCAAGGAACTCTTGGTATTACCCTGGCGCCCTTGA